Proteins co-encoded in one Anguilla anguilla isolate fAngAng1 chromosome 16, fAngAng1.pri, whole genome shotgun sequence genomic window:
- the LOC118215104 gene encoding protein NYNRIN-like isoform X2, whose amino-acid sequence MRLLKATVAYSPMALSVCDASHKRKTLPLAALSHTAIASVATPIVHSWDLTNKFQALCATFPACWSVHKLDCGAAPLPPLEVTGTMPSPVKQYPIKPEAAQAVGSIIQSLLSQEVIEPCVSPCNSPVWPVQKPDGSWRLTIDYRTVNAAADKLAPIVSDPNTLLADIKPSHCIFSVIDIANGFHDFMVNWSSRGFLTSSGTPIKNGGVVQNLITASKLPNKLAVVKVKAHTKGQDAISLGNHWADEAAKAAALNDSLPTYKIAAIDMSGPTNIDIAKLQDACTRAEKWTWIENACTLNDDNIWHTQDGKVVAPQSILSLLCEVYHGIAHNGERTMRHNMSLHWWSPKMTKVMKDFVRRCIICAKSNQGPKIKVMMKHQPRPTGPFQQIQMDFIGPLPKSHGKEHCLVLIDHFTRWVEVYPVACANAATTAKIIASEFCPRWGLPCYIDSDQGTHFTGKVMKQASRSGSTNPGPNHAHHPKTSKSLKNSLPRTTAAFTNQVQTFQFFHILNQIEHSSYAPIQHAEFICNHT is encoded by the exons ATGAGATTACTGAAAGCTACTGTTGCATACTCGCCTATGGCTTTATCAGTTTGTGACGCTTCTCATAAACGCAAGACATTGCCATTAGCTGCTCTTTCCCATACTGCTATAGCATCTGTTGCAACACCTATTGTCCATTCCTGGGATTTGACTAACAAGTTCCAAGCTTTATGTGCAACATTCCCTGCATGCTGGTCTGTGCACAAACTGGATTGTGGAGCTGCACCATTACCACCACTTGAGGTAACAGGGACTATGCCCTCACCTGTGAAACAATACCCGATTAAACCAGAAGCTGCTCAAGCAGTTGGCTCAATCATTCAGTCCTTGCTTTCACAGGAGGTCATTGAGCCATGTGTCTCACCCTGTAATTCTCCTGTCTGGCCTGTGCAAAAACCAGATGGCTCATGGCGCCTGACAATTGATTACAGAACGGTTAATGCTGCTGCAGACAAACTTGCTCCAATTGTTTCTGACCCAAACACGCTGCTTGCTGATATCAAACCTAgtcactgtatattttctgtgataGACATTGCCAATGGAT TCCATGACTTTATGGTTAACTGGTCATCTCGGGGTTTCCTGACTTCATCAGGTACCCCGATAAAAAATGGGGGGGTTGTTCAGAATCTCATAACTGCCTCTAAACTACCAAACAAACTAGCAGTTGTAAAAGTGAAAGCGCACACTAAAGGACAAGATGCAATCAGCTTGGGTAACCACTGGGCAGATGAAGCTGCCAAAGCAGCAGCTTTAAATGACTCCCTGCCTACTTACAAAATTGCAGCTATTGACATGTCGGGTCCAACTAACATTGACATAGCTAAACTACAGGATGCCTGTACAAGAGCTGAAAAATGGACGTGgattgaaaatgcatgcactCTTAATGATGACAACATTTGGCACACACAGGACGGGAAAGTTGTTGCCCCTCAGAGCATCCTTTCATTGCTTTGTGAAGTATACCATGGCATTGCACACAATGGAGAAAGAACAATGCGGCACAACATGTCACTTCATTGGTGGTCTCCCAAAATGACCAAGGTAATGAAAGATTTCGTTAGGCGTTGCATCATTTGTGCAAAAAGCAATCAAGgtccaaaaataaaagtaatgatgaAACACCAGCCACGGCCTACTGGACCCTTTCAGCAAATCCAGATGGATTTCATTGGCCCTCTTCCAAAGAGCCATGGAAAAGAACACTGTCTCGTTCTCATAGACCACTTCACACGCTGGGTAGAAGTTTACCCTGTAGCCTGTGCAAATGCCGCAACCACGGCAAAAATAATCGCATCTGAATTCTGCCCACGCTGGGGCCTTCCCTGCTACATAGACTCAGACCAAGGGACCCACTTCACCGGTAAAGTAATGAAACAG GCATCCCGGTCTGGATCCACCAATCCCGGACCAAACCATGCCCATCACCCGAAGACCTCAAAAAGCCTGAAGAACTCCCTGCCACGGACGACTGCAGCCTTCACGAATCAGGTGCAAACGTTCCAATTTTTTCACATACTCAACCAAATTGAGCATTCAAGTTATGCTCCCATCCAACATGCTGaattcatttgtaat CATACATAA
- the LOC118215104 gene encoding protein NYNRIN-like isoform X1 — protein sequence MRLLKATVAYSPMALSVCDASHKRKTLPLAALSHTAIASVATPIVHSWDLTNKFQALCATFPACWSVHKLDCGAAPLPPLEVTGTMPSPVKQYPIKPEAAQAVGSIIQSLLSQEVIEPCVSPCNSPVWPVQKPDGSWRLTIDYRTVNAAADKLAPIVSDPNTLLADIKPSHCIFSVIDIANGFHDFMVNWSSRGFLTSSGTPIKNGGVVQNLITASKLPNKLAVVKVKAHTKGQDAISLGNHWADEAAKAAALNDSLPTYKIAAIDMSGPTNIDIAKLQDACTRAEKWTWIENACTLNDDNIWHTQDGKVVAPQSILSLLCEVYHGIAHNGERTMRHNMSLHWWSPKMTKVMKDFVRRCIICAKSNQGPKIKVMMKHQPRPTGPFQQIQMDFIGPLPKSHGKEHCLVLIDHFTRWVEVYPVACANAATTAKIIASEFCPRWGLPCYIDSDQGTHFTGKVMKQASRSGSTNPGPNHAHHPKTSKSLKNSLPRTTAAFTNQVQTFQFFHILNQIEHSSYAPIQHAEFICNYNHSFEPWWSKCCGQ from the exons ATGAGATTACTGAAAGCTACTGTTGCATACTCGCCTATGGCTTTATCAGTTTGTGACGCTTCTCATAAACGCAAGACATTGCCATTAGCTGCTCTTTCCCATACTGCTATAGCATCTGTTGCAACACCTATTGTCCATTCCTGGGATTTGACTAACAAGTTCCAAGCTTTATGTGCAACATTCCCTGCATGCTGGTCTGTGCACAAACTGGATTGTGGAGCTGCACCATTACCACCACTTGAGGTAACAGGGACTATGCCCTCACCTGTGAAACAATACCCGATTAAACCAGAAGCTGCTCAAGCAGTTGGCTCAATCATTCAGTCCTTGCTTTCACAGGAGGTCATTGAGCCATGTGTCTCACCCTGTAATTCTCCTGTCTGGCCTGTGCAAAAACCAGATGGCTCATGGCGCCTGACAATTGATTACAGAACGGTTAATGCTGCTGCAGACAAACTTGCTCCAATTGTTTCTGACCCAAACACGCTGCTTGCTGATATCAAACCTAgtcactgtatattttctgtgataGACATTGCCAATGGAT TCCATGACTTTATGGTTAACTGGTCATCTCGGGGTTTCCTGACTTCATCAGGTACCCCGATAAAAAATGGGGGGGTTGTTCAGAATCTCATAACTGCCTCTAAACTACCAAACAAACTAGCAGTTGTAAAAGTGAAAGCGCACACTAAAGGACAAGATGCAATCAGCTTGGGTAACCACTGGGCAGATGAAGCTGCCAAAGCAGCAGCTTTAAATGACTCCCTGCCTACTTACAAAATTGCAGCTATTGACATGTCGGGTCCAACTAACATTGACATAGCTAAACTACAGGATGCCTGTACAAGAGCTGAAAAATGGACGTGgattgaaaatgcatgcactCTTAATGATGACAACATTTGGCACACACAGGACGGGAAAGTTGTTGCCCCTCAGAGCATCCTTTCATTGCTTTGTGAAGTATACCATGGCATTGCACACAATGGAGAAAGAACAATGCGGCACAACATGTCACTTCATTGGTGGTCTCCCAAAATGACCAAGGTAATGAAAGATTTCGTTAGGCGTTGCATCATTTGTGCAAAAAGCAATCAAGgtccaaaaataaaagtaatgatgaAACACCAGCCACGGCCTACTGGACCCTTTCAGCAAATCCAGATGGATTTCATTGGCCCTCTTCCAAAGAGCCATGGAAAAGAACACTGTCTCGTTCTCATAGACCACTTCACACGCTGGGTAGAAGTTTACCCTGTAGCCTGTGCAAATGCCGCAACCACGGCAAAAATAATCGCATCTGAATTCTGCCCACGCTGGGGCCTTCCCTGCTACATAGACTCAGACCAAGGGACCCACTTCACCGGTAAAGTAATGAAACAG GCATCCCGGTCTGGATCCACCAATCCCGGACCAAACCATGCCCATCACCCGAAGACCTCAAAAAGCCTGAAGAACTCCCTGCCACGGACGACTGCAGCCTTCACGAATCAGGTGCAAACGTTCCAATTTTTTCACATACTCAACCAAATTGAGCATTCAAGTTATGCTCCCATCCAACATGCTGaattcatttgtaattataatCACAGTTTTGAGCCATGGTGGAGTAAGTGCTGTGGACAATAA
- the LOC118215104 gene encoding protein NYNRIN-like isoform X3, whose product MASGRLPSSDSAQVAELVALTHACELGSGKRLTIYTDSRYAFGVVHDFMVNWSSRGFLTSSGTPIKNGGVVQNLITASKLPNKLAVVKVKAHTKGQDAISLGNHWADEAAKAAALNDSLPTYKIAAIDMSGPTNIDIAKLQDACTRAEKWTWIENACTLNDDNIWHTQDGKVVAPQSILSLLCEVYHGIAHNGERTMRHNMSLHWWSPKMTKVMKDFVRRCIICAKSNQGPKIKVMMKHQPRPTGPFQQIQMDFIGPLPKSHGKEHCLVLIDHFTRWVEVYPVACANAATTAKIIASEFCPRWGLPCYIDSDQGTHFTGKVMKQASRSGSTNPGPNHAHHPKTSKSLKNSLPRTTAAFTNQVQTFQFFHILNQIEHSSYAPIQHAEFICNYNHSFEPWWSKCCGQ is encoded by the exons ATGGCATCAGGCCGCCTTCCAAGTTCAGATTCAGCACAGGTGGCTGAACTTGTTGCCCTCACTCATGCCTGTGAGTTGGGTTCTGGGAAACGACTTACTATATACACTGATTCCAGGTATGCATTTGGTGTTGTCCATGACTTTATGGTTAACTGGTCATCTCGGGGTTTCCTGACTTCATCAGGTACCCCGATAAAAAATGGGGGGGTTGTTCAGAATCTCATAACTGCCTCTAAACTACCAAACAAACTAGCAGTTGTAAAAGTGAAAGCGCACACTAAAGGACAAGATGCAATCAGCTTGGGTAACCACTGGGCAGATGAAGCTGCCAAAGCAGCAGCTTTAAATGACTCCCTGCCTACTTACAAAATTGCAGCTATTGACATGTCGGGTCCAACTAACATTGACATAGCTAAACTACAGGATGCCTGTACAAGAGCTGAAAAATGGACGTGgattgaaaatgcatgcactCTTAATGATGACAACATTTGGCACACACAGGACGGGAAAGTTGTTGCCCCTCAGAGCATCCTTTCATTGCTTTGTGAAGTATACCATGGCATTGCACACAATGGAGAAAGAACAATGCGGCACAACATGTCACTTCATTGGTGGTCTCCCAAAATGACCAAGGTAATGAAAGATTTCGTTAGGCGTTGCATCATTTGTGCAAAAAGCAATCAAGgtccaaaaataaaagtaatgatgaAACACCAGCCACGGCCTACTGGACCCTTTCAGCAAATCCAGATGGATTTCATTGGCCCTCTTCCAAAGAGCCATGGAAAAGAACACTGTCTCGTTCTCATAGACCACTTCACACGCTGGGTAGAAGTTTACCCTGTAGCCTGTGCAAATGCCGCAACCACGGCAAAAATAATCGCATCTGAATTCTGCCCACGCTGGGGCCTTCCCTGCTACATAGACTCAGACCAAGGGACCCACTTCACCGGTAAAGTAATGAAACAG GCATCCCGGTCTGGATCCACCAATCCCGGACCAAACCATGCCCATCACCCGAAGACCTCAAAAAGCCTGAAGAACTCCCTGCCACGGACGACTGCAGCCTTCACGAATCAGGTGCAAACGTTCCAATTTTTTCACATACTCAACCAAATTGAGCATTCAAGTTATGCTCCCATCCAACATGCTGaattcatttgtaattataatCACAGTTTTGAGCCATGGTGGAGTAAGTGCTGTGGACAATAA